In Verrucomicrobiota bacterium, one DNA window encodes the following:
- a CDS encoding acetylxylan esterase yields MLGLDPQPPKTALHATVTGKLEESDFIVEKFHFQSLPGLYVTANLYLPRPTDQPVPAILYVCGHSVVKTNGVSFGNKVGYQHHGVGFARNGYACLVLDTVQLGEIEGIHHGTYREGMWWWNSRGYTSAGAEAWNCIRALDYLESRPEVDARRIGVTGRSGGGAYSWWISALDDRIRAACPVAGMTDLENHVVDGTVEGHCDCMFHVNTYRWDFDRVAALVAPRPLLIGNTDKDTIFPLDGVVRIHERVRRIYDLHRATDRLGLLITEGPHKDNQDLQVPVLRWFNRFLKHRAPVVKDVGEPLFTGQQLKVLDRIPSDEITSRSYEHFPRLAPETTTSSHESLVDTLRHKTFGGWPEDSTPPQARLLQQSAHTSLGLELSVYEFVSQPGLPLRLYRLLPTQSRVDNVVVEIADSELWNHRMAAMGSNFPRACEEELKWFPTPTTATTNLANLASTLRQSNSALMLLAPRGVGMTALASDARFITQTRRRFMLVGQTLAGMQVWDVRRGLQAIQALADTRGLPVTLAAPSAMTEVACFAIALGARAERVELAHAPRQDKEAPDFLNWSRWVTPARLLDLARAKSTVTLDHSKR; encoded by the coding sequence ATGCTCGGACTGGATCCACAGCCGCCCAAAACCGCACTTCACGCGACCGTGACCGGAAAGCTCGAGGAGTCCGATTTCATCGTCGAAAAGTTTCACTTCCAATCCCTGCCCGGGCTGTACGTCACCGCCAATCTTTACCTCCCCCGGCCAACCGACCAACCGGTCCCCGCCATCCTTTACGTCTGCGGCCATTCGGTCGTGAAAACCAACGGCGTCAGCTTCGGCAACAAAGTGGGCTATCAACACCACGGCGTCGGCTTCGCCCGCAACGGATACGCCTGCCTCGTCCTGGATACCGTGCAACTCGGTGAAATCGAAGGCATCCACCACGGAACCTATCGCGAGGGCATGTGGTGGTGGAACTCCCGCGGCTACACCTCCGCCGGCGCCGAGGCCTGGAACTGCATCCGCGCGCTGGACTACCTCGAATCCCGGCCGGAAGTGGATGCCCGCCGCATCGGCGTTACGGGCCGAAGCGGCGGCGGCGCCTACTCCTGGTGGATCTCCGCCCTCGATGACCGCATCCGGGCCGCCTGTCCCGTCGCCGGCATGACCGACCTCGAAAACCACGTCGTGGACGGCACCGTGGAAGGCCATTGCGACTGCATGTTCCACGTCAACACCTACCGATGGGACTTCGACCGCGTCGCCGCCCTGGTCGCGCCCCGCCCCCTCCTCATCGGGAACACCGACAAAGACACCATCTTTCCTCTCGACGGTGTCGTCCGGATCCACGAGCGCGTCCGCCGCATCTATGATCTCCACCGTGCCACCGACCGGCTCGGACTCCTCATCACCGAAGGCCCCCACAAGGATAACCAGGACCTTCAAGTGCCGGTCCTGCGCTGGTTCAATCGATTCCTGAAGCACCGTGCTCCCGTGGTGAAAGACGTGGGGGAGCCGCTGTTTACCGGACAGCAATTGAAAGTGTTGGACCGCATTCCGTCGGACGAGATTACGAGTCGGAGCTACGAACATTTCCCGCGGCTTGCCCCGGAAACGACAACCTCATCCCACGAATCGCTCGTGGATACCCTCCGCCATAAAACTTTCGGGGGCTGGCCGGAAGACTCCACGCCGCCGCAAGCCAGACTCTTGCAGCAGTCTGCCCACACTTCGCTGGGCCTGGAATTATCCGTTTATGAATTCGTTTCTCAACCCGGGCTTCCCTTGCGGCTTTATCGCCTGCTTCCGACACAAAGCCGGGTGGACAACGTCGTCGTTGAGATCGCCGACTCCGAACTCTGGAACCATCGCATGGCCGCGATGGGCTCCAACTTTCCTCGTGCGTGCGAAGAGGAATTAAAATGGTTTCCAACCCCAACCACCGCCACGACCAACCTCGCCAACCTGGCCAGCACGCTGCGCCAATCCAACTCGGCGCTCATGCTCCTCGCACCTCGCGGCGTCGGGATGACGGCGCTTGCCTCGGATGCTCGATTCATCACCCAAACCCGGCGACGATTCATGCTGGTCGGACAGACACTCGCCGGCATGCAAGTGTGGGATGTGCGGCGCGGACTGCAGGCGATCCAGGCTTTGGCGGATACGCGCGGACTCCCCGTCACCCTGGCTGCGCCCTCCGCCATGACCGAGGTCGCATGCTTCGCCATCGCCCTCGGTGCTCGCGCCGAACGCGTCGAACTCGCCCACGCCCCTCGTCAGGATAAAGAGGCCCCGGATTTTCTCAATTGGTCGAGATGGGTCACGCCTGCCCGCCTGCTCGATCTCGCCCGAGCCAAATCCACGGTTACCCTCGATCATTCAAAACGATAG
- a CDS encoding type II secretion system protein: protein MKVQTSKAGFTLIELLVVIGIIAILASMLLPTLGRVKEKARLTGCLNNLRQFGLAVIFFADDNDERVPHMQNWLDKDNNRKLTEGQLFKYLTTTNVYLCPTDRIHLKRPGPWSDRRDFSYAISGPGTDITAYNGKLSAWVEPLKSMIFMEEALDAPLNDGHVWPNEVDVLATRHQGKGQGWGVLGGPGKREQAGLGNILMGDSRVETWNKRKFLTYGYMKPMSRLWKPFGDVTQPSPP, encoded by the coding sequence ATGAAAGTCCAAACCTCGAAGGCTGGCTTTACCTTGATCGAGCTGCTGGTGGTTATCGGCATTATTGCCATCCTGGCCAGCATGCTCCTACCCACACTTGGCCGGGTTAAAGAAAAGGCCCGGCTCACGGGCTGTTTGAACAATTTGAGACAATTCGGCTTGGCGGTCATTTTCTTCGCAGATGACAATGATGAACGAGTTCCGCACATGCAGAATTGGCTCGATAAGGACAACAATAGGAAACTGACAGAGGGACAACTTTTCAAGTACCTGACCACGACGAACGTTTACCTCTGCCCGACCGATAGGATTCATTTAAAGAGGCCCGGTCCATGGTCAGATCGCCGGGACTTTAGCTATGCGATCAGTGGCCCAGGCACGGACATCACCGCCTACAACGGGAAGCTTTCGGCTTGGGTTGAACCGCTCAAGTCAATGATCTTCATGGAGGAAGCCTTGGACGCTCCCCTCAACGACGGTCATGTCTGGCCCAATGAAGTGGACGTGCTGGCAACACGCCACCAGGGAAAAGGACAAGGTTGGGGGGTGTTGGGCGGACCCGGGAAGCGCGAGCAGGCCGGCCTCGGTAACATCCTCATGGGTGACTCTCGAGTTGAAACCTGGAACAAGAGGAAGTTCCTGACGTATGGCTATATGAAACCCATGAGCCGCCTTTGGAAGCCCTTCGGCGACGTAACCCAACCGAGTCCGCCTTAA
- a CDS encoding alkaline phosphatase family protein: MQRLALINVVGLTPHCLEQHAPRLAAFARKGRLHSIRAAFPAVTCTAQANYLTGKRPSEHGIVANGWYDRDLAEVHFWKQSNHLVQAPKVWEIGRGRAAGMTCAKLFWWYNMFSSADWSITPRPMYPADGRKVFDVYAWPEALRSSVKAQLGEFPFPCFWGPSAGVDSPAGRADAVSRWIAASAKWVEEEHQPTLSLIYLPHLDYNFQRWGPRDARVARDIAEIDAMAGDLIDFFEERQVQPLVVSEYGITAVDHPVHLNRVLREKGWLVVKEELGLELLNTGASRAFAVADHQVAHVYCNDPRVKDDVARVLRSVPGVDQLLEGDAKRAWGVDHARAGDLIAIAAPNAWFTYYYWMEDRVAPDFARCVDIHRKPGYDPVELFLDPKIPAVKARIAWRLLQKKLGFRMLMDVIPLDAGLVGGSHGRPVDDPIDGPVLIVPDRKEERETLESTDIAGILLKRMDL, from the coding sequence ATGCAACGTCTCGCCCTGATCAACGTGGTGGGTTTGACCCCGCATTGTCTGGAACAACATGCTCCCAGGCTGGCCGCTTTTGCCCGAAAGGGGAGGCTGCACTCGATTCGCGCCGCTTTCCCCGCCGTCACCTGCACCGCCCAAGCCAATTACCTGACCGGGAAGCGGCCGTCCGAACATGGCATCGTCGCCAACGGATGGTACGACCGAGATCTCGCCGAGGTCCACTTTTGGAAGCAGTCCAATCACCTCGTGCAAGCTCCCAAGGTTTGGGAGATTGGACGCGGTCGCGCCGCCGGGATGACCTGCGCCAAGTTGTTTTGGTGGTACAACATGTTTTCCAGCGCCGACTGGTCCATCACGCCTCGACCCATGTATCCCGCCGACGGGCGAAAGGTGTTCGATGTTTACGCGTGGCCGGAAGCGTTGCGGTCCTCGGTCAAGGCGCAGTTGGGAGAATTTCCGTTCCCTTGTTTTTGGGGTCCGTCAGCGGGAGTGGATTCACCGGCGGGCAGAGCCGACGCGGTCTCACGCTGGATCGCGGCTTCGGCGAAGTGGGTGGAGGAAGAACATCAACCCACGCTTTCACTCATCTATCTTCCGCACCTCGATTACAACTTTCAACGCTGGGGTCCGAGGGATGCTCGCGTTGCCCGGGACATCGCGGAAATCGACGCGATGGCGGGTGATCTCATCGATTTCTTCGAGGAGCGGCAGGTGCAGCCTTTGGTGGTTTCCGAATACGGAATCACCGCGGTGGACCATCCCGTTCATCTCAATCGCGTCTTGCGCGAAAAGGGATGGCTGGTGGTGAAAGAAGAATTGGGGCTGGAACTGCTCAACACCGGTGCAAGCCGCGCTTTCGCGGTGGCGGATCATCAAGTGGCTCATGTCTACTGCAACGATCCCCGCGTGAAGGACGATGTCGCCCGGGTGTTGCGGTCCGTTCCGGGCGTGGACCAGTTGCTGGAAGGTGACGCCAAGCGCGCCTGGGGTGTTGATCATGCGCGGGCGGGAGACTTGATCGCCATCGCCGCTCCCAACGCGTGGTTTACCTATTACTATTGGATGGAGGATCGAGTCGCCCCGGATTTCGCACGCTGCGTCGATATCCACCGCAAACCCGGCTATGATCCTGTGGAGTTGTTCCTGGATCCCAAGATTCCGGCGGTGAAAGCGAGGATCGCCTGGCGGTTGCTGCAAAAGAAACTCGGTTTCCGGATGCTGATGGACGTCATTCCGTTGGATGCCGGGTTGGTGGGAGGATCCCATGGACGTCCGGTGGATGATCCGATCGACGGGCCTGTGCTGATTGTGCCGGACCGGAAGGAGGAGCGGGAGACCTTGGAATCGACGGACATTGCAGGGATTCTGTTGAAAAGGATGGACCTGTAA
- a CDS encoding pyruvate, phosphate dikinase, with protein MAKSKFVYTWGNKKADGDGSMKALLGGKGANLAEMTRIGLPVPSGFTITTEVCTYYYAHKRTYPPELQKQMEAGVANMEKIMGTRFGATTGIPLLVAVRSGARDSMPGMMDTILNLGLNDQTVLALAQATGNERFAWDCYRRFIQMYGDVVLGVQKREGEDHEPFETEIHGYKHEVYHADIEDSKLTAADQQELVKRFKALVKERTGKVFPNDPWDQLRGAAGAVFSSWMNDRAIVYRRKYNIPTEWGTAVNVQAMVFGNTGDTSGSGVAFTRNPANGTNEFYGEFLVNAQGEDVVAGVRTPEPVLKLRDVMPKSYAELLNVRKLLEKHFKDVQDIEFTVQDGKLFMLQTRNGKRTAAAALKFAADMVREKLIDWETAVLRNPADQLEQLLAPIFDLAEVKKAKVIATGLPAGPGAATGKIYFNAERAVQAADKSEKVLLVRVETSPEDLRGMIAAEGILTARGGVSSHAALVARQMGKVCVCGAAAVQIDYDRKVATIDGKTFKEGDFLSIDGTSGLVYAGQIKTAPSEIISGLLNGDKASQATEKYKNYTQLMAWCKKATRLSVRTNADTPEQTAQAIAFGAQGIGLTRTEHMFFEGDRIDAMREMILADTLEARETALAKLLPYQREDFYGIFKALKGYPATIRFLDPPLHEFLPHSKEQQLDLAKKLGIAVEKIMSRVHELHEFNPMLGFRGCRLGIKYPEITRMQARAVLEAAAQANKDGHKAKPEIMIPLVGFKKELDLQVALVHEVAAQVQKEKKVKIAYSVGTMIEIPRGALTADEIAQTAEFFSFGTNDLTQTCLGMSRDDSGSFLGAYTESEIVKKNPFASIDQTGVGQLVRIAAEKGNATRPGIKLGICGEHGGDPDSVKFCHRAGLTYVSCSPYRVPVARLAAAQAAIEEKRKAKPAKKK; from the coding sequence ATGGCAAAATCAAAATTCGTTTACACGTGGGGCAATAAAAAGGCCGATGGCGATGGCAGCATGAAAGCCTTGCTCGGCGGCAAAGGGGCCAATCTCGCCGAAATGACCCGCATCGGTCTGCCCGTGCCTTCGGGCTTCACGATCACCACCGAGGTCTGCACCTACTACTACGCCCACAAGCGAACTTATCCGCCCGAACTCCAGAAACAAATGGAGGCAGGCGTCGCCAATATGGAAAAAATCATGGGCACCCGCTTCGGCGCGACCACCGGCATCCCCCTGCTCGTCGCCGTCCGCTCCGGCGCCCGCGATTCCATGCCGGGCATGATGGACACCATTCTCAATCTCGGGTTGAACGACCAAACCGTGCTCGCTTTGGCCCAAGCGACCGGCAACGAGCGCTTCGCCTGGGATTGTTACCGCCGGTTCATCCAAATGTACGGCGACGTCGTCCTCGGCGTGCAAAAACGCGAAGGCGAAGATCACGAGCCGTTCGAAACCGAGATCCACGGTTACAAACACGAAGTTTACCACGCGGACATCGAGGATTCCAAACTGACCGCCGCCGATCAGCAGGAACTCGTCAAGCGGTTCAAAGCTCTGGTGAAGGAACGCACCGGCAAGGTTTTTCCCAACGATCCCTGGGACCAACTGCGAGGAGCGGCCGGCGCGGTCTTTAGTTCATGGATGAACGACCGGGCCATCGTGTACCGGCGCAAATACAACATCCCGACCGAATGGGGAACCGCCGTCAACGTTCAGGCCATGGTCTTCGGCAACACCGGCGACACCTCCGGTTCCGGCGTGGCCTTCACCCGGAACCCCGCCAATGGCACGAACGAGTTCTACGGCGAGTTTCTGGTCAACGCCCAGGGTGAGGACGTCGTCGCCGGCGTGCGCACACCCGAACCCGTGCTCAAGCTCCGGGATGTCATGCCCAAGAGCTACGCCGAGTTGCTCAACGTCCGCAAACTCCTCGAGAAACATTTCAAGGACGTGCAGGACATCGAGTTCACCGTTCAAGACGGCAAGTTGTTCATGCTCCAGACACGCAACGGCAAGCGAACCGCCGCCGCCGCGCTCAAGTTCGCCGCCGACATGGTGCGGGAAAAATTGATCGATTGGGAAACGGCCGTGCTGCGCAATCCCGCCGACCAGCTGGAACAGTTGCTGGCGCCCATCTTCGACCTCGCCGAAGTCAAGAAAGCCAAGGTCATCGCCACCGGGCTTCCAGCCGGTCCCGGCGCGGCCACGGGCAAGATTTACTTCAACGCTGAGCGCGCCGTCCAGGCCGCCGACAAGAGCGAAAAGGTGCTCCTGGTTCGCGTGGAAACTTCGCCGGAGGACCTTCGCGGAATGATTGCGGCCGAAGGCATCCTCACCGCCCGCGGCGGGGTCAGTTCCCACGCCGCGCTGGTCGCCCGCCAGATGGGCAAAGTTTGCGTTTGCGGCGCAGCCGCCGTCCAAATCGACTACGACCGCAAGGTCGCGACGATCGATGGAAAAACCTTCAAGGAAGGCGACTTCCTTTCCATCGATGGCACCTCCGGACTGGTCTATGCCGGTCAAATCAAGACGGCTCCTTCCGAGATCATCTCCGGCCTGCTCAACGGGGACAAAGCCTCGCAGGCCACCGAGAAATACAAGAACTACACCCAGCTGATGGCGTGGTGCAAGAAAGCGACGCGCCTGAGTGTTCGCACCAACGCCGACACGCCGGAACAAACCGCGCAAGCCATCGCGTTCGGCGCCCAAGGCATCGGCCTGACCCGCACGGAACACATGTTCTTTGAAGGCGACCGCATCGACGCCATGCGCGAGATGATCCTCGCGGACACGCTCGAAGCCCGCGAAACCGCCCTGGCCAAGCTGCTCCCTTACCAACGGGAGGACTTCTACGGCATCTTCAAGGCGTTGAAGGGTTACCCGGCGACCATCCGTTTCCTCGATCCGCCCCTCCACGAATTCCTGCCCCACTCAAAGGAGCAGCAGCTCGACCTGGCCAAGAAACTGGGCATTGCCGTGGAAAAAATCATGAGTCGTGTCCACGAATTGCACGAATTCAATCCAATGCTTGGTTTCCGCGGATGCCGGCTTGGCATCAAGTATCCGGAAATCACCCGCATGCAGGCCCGTGCCGTTCTCGAAGCCGCCGCCCAAGCGAACAAGGACGGCCACAAGGCGAAGCCGGAGATCATGATTCCGCTCGTCGGCTTCAAGAAGGAGCTCGATCTGCAAGTCGCCCTCGTCCACGAAGTCGCCGCCCAGGTGCAGAAGGAAAAGAAAGTCAAAATCGCCTACTCTGTTGGCACCATGATCGAAATCCCCCGCGGCGCCCTGACGGCGGATGAGATCGCCCAAACCGCGGAATTCTTCAGCTTCGGCACGAACGACCTCACGCAAACCTGCCTGGGCATGTCGCGCGACGATTCCGGCTCGTTCCTTGGCGCTTACACCGAGAGCGAGATTGTGAAAAAGAATCCTTTCGCCTCCATCGACCAGACCGGTGTCGGCCAGTTGGTGCGGATCGCGGCCGAGAAGGGCAACGCGACCCGTCCCGGCATCAAACTCGGCATTTGCGGCGAACATGGCGGCGATCCCGATTCCGTGAAGTTCTGCCACCGGGCCGGCCTCACTTACGTGAGTTGCTCACCTTACCGCGTTCCGGTAGCCCGCCTGGCGGCGGCGCAGGCCGCGATCGAAGAAAAACGCAAAGCCAAGCCCGCCAAGAAAAAGTAG
- a CDS encoding aldo/keto reductase produces the protein MDITRTAYGTWSGGRYMHFGEPLSEERFIQVIQHAYRRGVRTFVTADVYGNGAADAMIGRALDGLPRDSYCLVGAVGHDFYSGKRDGSKGFPRFTHPSLRSPRDYADYLRMATEKSLERCRASRFDTILLHNPDSTGYSHDAVWKGMEQLREAGLTDMLGIAPGPANGFTLDMILCFERFAPLLDWAMIILNPLEPWPGRLCLPAAVQHEINILTRVVDHGGLFHDDVKPGHKFGHQDHRAFRPAGWVEAGTAKIERMRDVAQRHNLSLLQLACLWNLAHPNVRSVVPTFIQETEGSAKTIESKLDEFAALPQVSLTETERDFIAEIGNNKGCMALKGASLSHTGEAEADRWCLNDDLRAVARRWSIDPAAELEYLHAPAAGARA, from the coding sequence ATGGACATCACCAGAACTGCCTACGGAACCTGGAGTGGCGGACGCTACATGCACTTTGGCGAGCCGCTTTCCGAAGAACGCTTCATCCAAGTCATCCAGCACGCCTACCGGCGCGGGGTCCGCACTTTTGTCACCGCGGACGTCTATGGCAACGGCGCCGCGGATGCCATGATTGGACGAGCCCTGGACGGCCTTCCCCGGGATTCCTACTGCCTCGTCGGGGCGGTAGGACACGACTTCTACTCGGGGAAACGGGACGGTTCCAAAGGTTTCCCCCGCTTCACCCACCCGAGCCTGCGTTCCCCGCGCGACTACGCGGACTATCTGCGCATGGCCACCGAGAAGTCCCTCGAACGCTGCCGCGCCAGCCGCTTTGACACCATTCTGCTCCACAATCCTGATTCCACCGGCTACAGCCACGATGCGGTCTGGAAAGGGATGGAACAGCTTCGCGAGGCCGGCCTCACGGATATGCTGGGAATCGCTCCCGGCCCCGCCAACGGGTTCACCCTCGACATGATTCTCTGCTTCGAACGCTTCGCCCCACTCCTCGACTGGGCCATGATTATTTTGAACCCGCTCGAACCCTGGCCCGGCCGTCTCTGCCTGCCCGCAGCGGTCCAGCATGAAATCAACATCCTCACGCGCGTGGTCGATCATGGCGGACTCTTTCACGACGACGTCAAACCCGGCCATAAGTTCGGACATCAGGACCACCGGGCCTTTCGCCCCGCAGGATGGGTCGAGGCAGGGACTGCCAAGATCGAGCGCATGCGCGATGTCGCTCAACGGCACAACTTGTCCCTCCTTCAGCTGGCCTGTTTGTGGAACCTCGCCCATCCCAACGTCCGGAGCGTCGTCCCCACCTTCATCCAAGAGACCGAAGGCTCCGCCAAGACCATCGAATCGAAACTCGACGAATTCGCCGCCCTTCCTCAGGTGTCCTTGACCGAAACCGAGCGCGATTTCATTGCCGAGATCGGAAACAATAAGGGTTGCATGGCACTGAAAGGCGCGAGCCTCTCCCACACCGGTGAAGCCGAAGCCGATCGCTGGTGTCTCAATGACGACCTGCGGGCCGTGGCCCGGCGCTGGTCCATCGATCCCGCCGCCGAACTCGAATACCTTCACGCCCCCGCCGCAGGCGCTCGCGCATGA
- a CDS encoding sulfite oxidase-like oxidoreductase, producing MKESYIAAKERWARKMSGQAKPQPRSIDRLPPGQRQVHNFPVLDLGVHPVIPPESWELRIHGHVETPVTLDWERFMALPQFEDVSDFHCVTTWSQFDMAWKGVSFFTLAELVQPKSTATHVFFKSHDGYSTNNPLEVCLDDDVLLAHTWNEKPISKEHGGPVRVIIPKRYAWKGAKWVREIVFLDRDLLGFWEVRGYSNTADPWKEERFA from the coding sequence ATGAAAGAAAGCTACATCGCCGCCAAGGAACGGTGGGCGCGGAAAATGAGCGGCCAAGCCAAACCGCAACCCCGCTCCATCGACCGCCTGCCCCCGGGACAGCGCCAGGTCCACAACTTCCCCGTCCTCGATCTCGGGGTGCATCCCGTCATCCCCCCCGAATCCTGGGAATTGAGAATCCACGGACACGTCGAAACGCCCGTCACCCTCGATTGGGAACGGTTCATGGCGCTGCCCCAGTTCGAAGACGTCAGCGACTTTCATTGCGTCACCACCTGGAGCCAGTTCGACATGGCGTGGAAGGGAGTTTCCTTCTTCACCCTGGCCGAACTGGTGCAGCCAAAATCGACCGCCACCCACGTGTTCTTCAAATCCCACGACGGCTATTCCACGAACAATCCGCTTGAGGTGTGCCTGGACGACGACGTGCTCCTCGCCCACACCTGGAACGAAAAACCAATCTCCAAAGAACATGGCGGACCCGTCCGGGTGATCATTCCGAAACGGTATGCGTGGAAAGGCGCGAAGTGGGTCCGGGAGATTGTCTTCCTCGACCGCGACTTGCTCGGCTTCTGGGAAGTGCGGGGATATTCGAACACCGCCGATCCTTGGAAAGAGGAGCGATTCGCGTAG
- a CDS encoding type II secretion system protein GspD, which yields MKPNSRSGMRMVLLAVVLATFTVDALAQQRATTRATTGGARAGGGGLGGARDYQNSTMVGDAMITSDPETRQLIIVTDDETNERIKTVIKSLDRPKPQVLIKVVFAQVTHGDNLDFGVEGSITHKPRSGMTNNALSNFGLGAAQQAFGGGTYGVLKDDLEVVLRGLSVAGKTEILSRPSILARNNQQATIIVGQEVPFITNSRITDQGQTVNTVQYQDIGIILRVTPFITSDGLVEMILTPEISSLSDRTVPISDTVNSPVIDKRSADTVVVTPHGSTVVIGGLIEKQKTDQDRKVPLIGDIPLLGYAFKRKVKADTRTELLIFLTPFVIQHPSELAKMSQVESSNLKMTPESFKDEEVNRFFDGQSPIPGQETTKAAQKAKQNAAKKSGKNSGGKTQPTPPQ from the coding sequence ATGAAGCCTAATAGCAGATCGGGGATGCGGATGGTGTTGCTGGCCGTGGTACTGGCCACGTTTACCGTCGACGCTCTTGCTCAACAACGCGCGACCACGAGAGCCACCACCGGGGGAGCACGGGCCGGGGGAGGTGGTTTAGGGGGGGCGCGAGATTATCAAAACAGCACGATGGTGGGTGACGCGATGATCACCTCGGATCCGGAGACGCGGCAGTTAATCATCGTCACCGACGACGAAACAAACGAACGCATCAAGACCGTCATCAAGAGTCTCGATCGTCCGAAGCCGCAAGTGCTCATCAAGGTGGTGTTCGCCCAGGTCACCCACGGCGACAACCTGGATTTCGGCGTGGAAGGAAGCATCACCCACAAGCCTCGATCCGGCATGACCAATAACGCGCTGTCCAACTTCGGATTGGGCGCCGCGCAGCAAGCCTTTGGAGGAGGCACTTACGGAGTTCTAAAAGACGATTTGGAAGTGGTGTTGCGCGGCCTGTCGGTCGCCGGGAAAACAGAAATTCTCTCACGCCCGTCCATCCTGGCCCGGAACAACCAGCAAGCGACGATCATCGTGGGCCAGGAGGTGCCCTTCATCACGAACTCGCGCATCACCGATCAAGGACAGACGGTCAACACCGTGCAATACCAGGACATTGGCATCATCCTCCGCGTCACCCCCTTCATCACATCCGATGGGCTGGTGGAAATGATCCTGACTCCGGAGATTTCCTCGTTGAGCGACCGCACGGTTCCGATTTCGGACACCGTCAATTCGCCCGTCATCGACAAGCGATCCGCCGACACCGTCGTCGTGACTCCGCACGGGAGCACGGTCGTCATCGGAGGATTGATTGAGAAACAGAAGACCGACCAGGATCGCAAGGTCCCTTTGATCGGCGACATCCCGCTCCTGGGCTACGCGTTCAAGCGCAAAGTGAAGGCGGACACTCGCACGGAACTGCTGATCTTCCTGACGCCCTTTGTGATTCAACATCCGTCCGAGCTCGCGAAGATGTCGCAGGTGGAGAGCTCGAATTTGAAGATGACACCGGAATCGTTCAAAGATGAGGAAGTGAACCGGTTTTTCGACGGCCAATCCCCCATTCCCGGGCAGGAAACCACGAAAGCCGCCCAGAAAGCAAAGCAGAACGCCGCAAAAAAATCCGGCAAGAACTCCGGCGGCAAGACACAGCCAACACCGCCGCAATAG
- a CDS encoding prepilin-type N-terminal cleavage/methylation domain-containing protein, which translates to MPGGDDLQPRRDTVKAGIRPQASGRGRAAFTLLELLLALAVFAVVLVAINGVYFATLRLRNKAAEAAQRALPLEQTIALIRRDLSGLMLPGGVLSGTFQTLTTSSGSLMDAAGRRVTPDLYTTTGSIDEWSPYGEVQKVAYFLANPTPPAPGFDLVRVTSRNLLPVTTEDLETAVLLENVEHAVALFYNGYEWSEVWDTTQSTNLPLGVKVRIFLRPEEERGRPVAEPIEVVSAILVQSTTNTTSSAGGGGS; encoded by the coding sequence ATTCCTGGGGGTGACGACCTCCAGCCGAGGAGGGACACTGTGAAAGCGGGGATTCGACCGCAAGCCAGCGGGCGGGGGCGGGCGGCTTTTACGCTCCTGGAATTGTTGCTGGCCCTGGCCGTGTTCGCGGTCGTGCTCGTCGCGATCAATGGCGTGTATTTTGCGACCCTGCGATTGCGGAACAAGGCGGCGGAGGCGGCCCAACGAGCGTTGCCCCTCGAACAGACGATCGCGTTGATCCGGCGAGACCTTTCCGGGTTGATGCTGCCGGGAGGCGTGTTGTCGGGCACGTTCCAAACCCTCACGACCTCGAGTGGAAGTCTGATGGACGCCGCGGGCCGCCGCGTGACGCCCGACCTTTACACCACCACGGGTTCGATCGACGAGTGGAGTCCGTACGGCGAGGTCCAGAAGGTCGCGTATTTTTTAGCGAACCCGACCCCTCCGGCACCGGGCTTTGATTTGGTGCGGGTGACCAGCAGAAACCTGCTGCCGGTGACCACGGAAGACCTGGAGACGGCGGTCTTGCTTGAGAATGTGGAGCATGCGGTCGCGCTGTTTTACAACGGATACGAATGGTCCGAGGTTTGGGACACGACGCAGAGCACCAATCTTCCCCTCGGCGTGAAAGTCAGAATCTTCCTGCGCCCCGAAGAAGAACGGGGCCGGCCGGTGGCCGAACCCATCGAGGTGGTCTCCGCCATCCTGGTGCAATCGACGACGAATACCACCAGCTCCGCGGGGGGAGGGGGATCATGA